The proteins below are encoded in one region of Centropristis striata isolate RG_2023a ecotype Rhode Island chromosome 12, C.striata_1.0, whole genome shotgun sequence:
- the anxa5a gene encoding annexin A5a: VALFLQAHRGSVKPFVHFNAKHDAEILHKAMKGIGTDEDAILMLLSARSNDQRQQIKAAYKKAYGKDLVSALKSELGGLFESLIVALMTPSASYDASQLHKALKGAGTDDEVLIEILASRTCEQIKDIVKVYKKEFSGKLEKDICGDTSGHYQRLLVILLQGNRDEGVDEDKIEKDAKDLYAAGEGKFGTDEEKFITILGNRSAEHLREVFDAYKKLSGSDIEDSIEGETTGNLENLLVAVVKCVRSVPEFFAEGLYKSMRRAGTDDDTLMRIMVSRSEVDMLDIRAIFKKKYGVSLYSTIQEDTTGDYQKALLYLCGGND, translated from the exons gttgcaCTCTTCCTGCAGGCACACAGAGGCAGCGTCAAACCTTTCGTCCACTTCAACGCCAAACATGATGCTGAAATTCTCCATAAAGCCATGAAAGGAATCG GTACGGATGAAGATGCAATCCTGATGCTGCTGAGCGCACGTAGCAACGATCAACGCCAGCAAATTAAGGCGGCATACAAAAAGGCCTACGGAAAG GACTTAGTCAGCGCCCTGAAATCGGAGCTGGGTGGGCTGTTTGAGAGTCTCATCGTGGCCTTGATGACCCCGTCTGCCTCGTACGATGCTTCCCAGCTGCACAAGGCGCTCAAG GGCGCCGGGACTGATGACGAAGTGCTGATTGAGATCCTGGCCTCCAGGACGTGCGAGCAGATTAAAGATATCGTCAAAGTGTACAAGAAAG AGTTCAGTGGAAAGCTGGAGAAAGATATCTGCGGTGACACCTCAGGGCACTATCAGAGGCTACTGGTGATCCTCCTGCAG GGGAACAGGGATGAGGGAGTGGACGAGGATAAAATCGAGAAAGATGCAAAG GACTTATACGCTGCTGGAGAGGGCAAGTTTGGCACAGATGAGGAAAAATTCATCACAATTCTTGGCAACAGGAGCGCAGAGCATCTCAGAGAAG tgttcgaTGCCTACAAGAAGCTCTCTGGCTCTGATATCGAGGACAGCATCGAAGGAGAGACCACTGGGAATCTGGAGAACTTACTGGTAGCTGTTG TGAAGTGTGTCAGGAGTGTCCCTGAGTTTTTCGCTGAAGGCCTTTATAAATCTATGAGG cGTGCCGGAACTGACGACGACACCCTGATGAGGATAATGGTGTCCAGGAGCGAGGTGGACATGCTGGACATCAGAGCCATCTTCAAGAAGAAGTACGGAGTGTCTCTATACTCTACAATCCAG GAGGACACGACTGGAGACTACCAGAAAGCTTTGCTCTACCTCTGTGGTGGGAATGATTAA